The Nitrospiria bacterium genome contains a region encoding:
- the rpe gene encoding ribulose-phosphate 3-epimerase: MTTPAGSKKIAPSILSADFAHLAEEIAKVTEAGADMIHVDVMDGHFVPNFTIGPPIVKAIRRATRLPLDVHLMMTNPEDFIQDFIKAGSNYITVHVETCPHLHRTIQSIKEEGVKAGVTLNPATPLSSVEEILGDVDLLLIMSVNPGFGGQSFIPSALEKLRAARRMIDQHGAKAELEIDGGIKVENVATIAQAGADIFVSGSAIFHSKDYKDTIQKMRAAIGS; the protein is encoded by the coding sequence ATGACGACGCCGGCCGGGTCCAAGAAGATCGCTCCGTCGATTCTCTCGGCGGACTTTGCCCATTTGGCGGAGGAGATCGCCAAAGTCACCGAGGCCGGCGCCGATATGATCCATGTGGACGTGATGGACGGCCATTTTGTTCCGAACTTCACGATCGGTCCGCCGATCGTGAAGGCCATCCGCAGGGCGACCCGGCTTCCGCTCGACGTCCATCTGATGATGACGAATCCGGAGGATTTCATTCAGGACTTTATCAAGGCGGGAAGCAACTATATCACGGTTCATGTCGAGACCTGCCCCCATCTCCATCGGACGATTCAGTCGATCAAGGAAGAGGGGGTGAAGGCGGGCGTGACCTTGAATCCCGCGACGCCGCTTTCGAGCGTCGAGGAGATTCTGGGCGACGTGGACCTCCTTTTGATCATGTCGGTCAACCCCGGTTTCGGCGGCCAGAGCTTTATTCCGTCCGCGCTGGAAAAGCTGCGCGCGGCCCGAAGGATGATCGATCAACACGGGGCGAAGGCCGAACTCGAAATCGACGGCGGCATCAAGGTCGAAAACGTTGCGACCATCGCCCAGGCCGGCGCGGACATCTTTGTCTCCGGTTCGGCCATCTTTCACAGCAAGGATTACAAAGATACGATTCAAAAGATGCGGGCGGCGATCGGGTCTTAG
- a CDS encoding phenylalanine--tRNA ligase subunit alpha, with translation MSSEIAQLLSGLHPLERNVLRTLKMRPTLWDHELMQETGLDESRLSMALGWLMIKDLVKIEEERATPFVSVTELGRKYAEHGVPEKRILDRLKAGEKITVKDLPQLESMDSSEVSTAIGNLRNRDHEVVRMGPGGVLESKNASLPVMVESVLPGLLRRLSLAADAVDESGLSVEEKHLLDDVLEKTWKTRGVIKRHEKKSKRISLTDIGRDLALQLTQETALAEEIAQLTPELLKDGAWKGKSFRKYSIGLRPSRTAAGRKHPYREFLDGVKAKLVSMGFQEMRGPLVESEFWNSDALFMPQFHPARDIHDVYFVDHPKTVATLPEPYAAQVAKTHESGWKTGSRGWRYSFDIGRARRLVLRSQGTAVSARTLAAAPRIPGKYFSIARCFRYDLVDATHAPDFFQVEGIALGDQITFRTLLGLLKLFATEMARAAEVKYLPAYFPYTEPSVEMHVRHPSLGWMELGGAGLFRPEVTFPLGVKVPVIAWGLGLDRMAMVALGIGDIRDLFSSDLDLIRTKRAKP, from the coding sequence ATGTCGTCAGAGATCGCACAGCTTTTATCCGGTTTGCATCCGCTCGAGCGTAATGTGCTCCGGACGCTTAAAATGCGTCCGACGTTGTGGGATCATGAGTTGATGCAGGAGACCGGTCTGGATGAATCGCGCCTTTCCATGGCGCTGGGATGGCTGATGATAAAAGATCTTGTGAAAATTGAGGAGGAAAGAGCGACGCCCTTCGTATCCGTTACGGAACTCGGCAGAAAATATGCGGAGCACGGAGTACCGGAGAAGCGGATACTCGATCGATTGAAAGCAGGTGAGAAAATCACCGTCAAAGATCTTCCCCAACTTGAAAGCATGGACTCCTCTGAAGTCAGCACCGCTATCGGAAACCTGAGAAACAGGGACCATGAAGTTGTTCGGATGGGACCCGGCGGGGTTTTAGAGTCGAAGAACGCATCCCTGCCGGTTATGGTTGAATCGGTGCTGCCGGGCCTTTTGAGGCGGCTATCTTTAGCCGCAGACGCGGTGGATGAATCGGGACTTTCGGTTGAAGAGAAGCATCTTCTCGATGATGTTCTTGAAAAAACTTGGAAGACGCGAGGCGTGATCAAGCGACACGAGAAGAAATCAAAACGGATCTCGCTTACCGATATAGGCCGAGATTTGGCGCTTCAACTGACGCAGGAAACCGCGCTAGCGGAGGAAATCGCCCAACTGACGCCGGAGCTGCTCAAAGACGGGGCGTGGAAGGGAAAATCTTTCCGTAAATACAGTATCGGCCTCCGTCCCTCCCGAACAGCCGCGGGACGGAAGCATCCCTACCGGGAGTTTCTCGACGGCGTCAAGGCCAAGCTGGTATCGATGGGCTTCCAGGAAATGCGCGGGCCGCTGGTCGAATCCGAATTTTGGAACAGCGACGCGCTCTTCATGCCGCAGTTTCACCCGGCGCGGGATATTCATGACGTCTATTTCGTGGACCATCCCAAAACGGTTGCGACTCTGCCCGAACCGTATGCGGCGCAGGTCGCCAAAACGCACGAGTCGGGCTGGAAAACCGGCTCGCGCGGATGGCGCTACTCGTTTGATATCGGGCGGGCGAGGCGGCTTGTTCTGCGGAGCCAGGGCACGGCGGTCTCGGCCCGAACCTTGGCGGCGGCTCCGCGGATTCCCGGAAAATATTTCTCGATCGCACGATGCTTTCGTTACGACCTGGTCGACGCGACCCATGCCCCCGATTTTTTTCAGGTCGAAGGGATCGCGCTGGGCGATCAGATCACCTTCCGGACGCTTCTGGGCCTCTTAAAATTGTTCGCGACCGAGATGGCCCGTGCCGCGGAGGTCAAATACCTGCCGGCCTATTTTCCGTACACCGAGCCGTCGGTCGAAATGCATGTCCGTCATCCGAGTCTCGGCTGGATGGAGCTGGGCGGGGCGGGGCTGTTCCGTCCGGAGGTGACCTTCCCGTTGGGTGTCAAGGTTCCCGTGATCGCCTGGGGGTTGGGATTGGACCGGATGGCGATGGTCGCGCTCGGCATCGGCGACATTCGGGATCTTTTCTCGAGCGACCTCGATCTGATCCGAACCAAGCGGGCGAAGCCGTAA
- the arsC gene encoding arsenate reductase (glutaredoxin) (This arsenate reductase requires both glutathione and glutaredoxin to convert arsenate to arsenite, after which the efflux transporter formed by ArsA and ArsB can extrude the arsenite from the cell, providing resistance.): MAEVTIYHNPRCGTSRKTLELIRKKGIEPDVVEYLKTPPTEKELDRILTLLKMEPRELIRTKETEYKKFKLDQPKLSRTDLIAAMVKHPILIQRPIVLSKGRAALGRPPENVEKIL; the protein is encoded by the coding sequence ATGGCCGAGGTGACGATTTATCATAATCCGCGTTGCGGGACGTCCCGGAAGACGCTGGAACTCATCCGAAAGAAAGGGATTGAACCGGACGTCGTCGAATATCTCAAAACGCCGCCGACCGAGAAAGAGCTGGACCGGATCTTGACGCTCCTGAAGATGGAGCCGCGGGAATTGATCCGAACGAAAGAGACGGAGTATAAAAAGTTCAAGCTCGATCAACCGAAACTTTCCCGCACCGACCTGATCGCCGCGATGGTCAAGCATCCGATCTTGATCCAGCGACCGATCGTCCTGTCCAAAGGCCGCGCCGCCCTCGGTCGGCCCCCCGAAAACGTCGAGAAAATTCTTTAG
- the rplT gene encoding 50S ribosomal protein L20 produces MPRAKGGPKTRTRRKGRLKLAKGFWGGKHRLFRTATELVDKGRQYAYRDRRQRKRDFRRLWIVRINAAVSGHGLSYSKFMAGLKKAGIGLDRKVLADLAVTDPQGFAKIAETAKAKLAAAAA; encoded by the coding sequence ATGCCACGCGCAAAAGGAGGTCCCAAAACAAGAACACGCCGCAAGGGCCGGTTGAAACTGGCCAAGGGATTTTGGGGCGGCAAGCATCGGCTTTTCCGAACCGCAACGGAGCTGGTGGACAAAGGCCGGCAATACGCTTACCGCGACCGACGGCAACGGAAACGGGATTTTCGGCGGCTTTGGATCGTGCGGATTAACGCCGCCGTGTCCGGTCACGGTCTTTCGTACTCGAAGTTTATGGCCGGATTGAAGAAAGCGGGAATCGGCCTGGATCGGAAAGTCCTGGCCGATCTGGCCGTGACCGATCCCCAGGGGTTCGCAAAAATCGCGGAAACAGCCAAAGCCAAGTTGGCCGCGGCGGCGGCCTAG
- the infC gene encoding translation initiation factor IF-3, which produces MAVKQRVNNEIRVREVRVIGVDGEQLGVLPTREAITKAAELGYDLVEVAPTSQPPVCRIMDYGKFKYEQNKKLHAMKQHQKTTHVKEIKLRPHTDKHDLDFKIRHVREFLQASDKVKVTMMFRGREMAYLDAGKMTLGKVIEAVNDIGIIEQQPRLEGRNMILILSPKPQTA; this is translated from the coding sequence ATCGCGGTCAAACAGCGTGTCAACAACGAAATCCGTGTCCGAGAAGTCCGTGTCATCGGAGTCGACGGAGAACAGCTCGGGGTCCTGCCGACGCGAGAGGCCATTACGAAGGCCGCGGAGCTGGGCTATGATTTGGTGGAAGTGGCGCCGACGTCTCAGCCGCCCGTCTGTCGTATTATGGATTACGGAAAATTCAAATACGAACAGAACAAAAAACTCCATGCGATGAAGCAACATCAGAAGACAACGCATGTGAAAGAGATCAAATTGAGACCGCATACGGACAAACACGACCTGGATTTTAAAATTCGTCATGTTCGTGAATTCTTACAGGCCAGCGATAAAGTCAAGGTCACCATGATGTTCCGCGGGAGAGAAATGGCTTACCTGGATGCCGGAAAAATGACCCTGGGCAAGGTGATCGAGGCCGTGAACGACATCGGAATCATCGAACAGCAACCTCGACTGGAAGGGCGAAACATGATCTTGATCCTGTCGCCCAAACCCCAAACCGCGTGA
- the rsmB gene encoding 16S rRNA (cytosine(967)-C(5))-methyltransferase RsmB, giving the protein MKPDARRVAWDVLCHVESAKRADPILERALSATGLNPLDRAFITELVYGVLRQRGYLDWVIGRFAQSRRRQSAKLKNLLRLGSYQILFLDRVPASAAVNETVGLAKTLGGKAVAGFVNAVLRAMTRSETIPLPDPADDPVLHISVKYSHPEWLVKRWLKRLGPEQTVALCVLNNEIPPVTVRVNSLQISREALTAELKDEGIDVTPCRVSSSGLMLRSVTDLKRWAAYERGDFYIQDEAAQLVGFAVDPKPGERILDSCAAPGGKTTHLAELMSDRGKITAADADPKRLERVGQNASRLGLTSIRTIAADAARNLEALGTILYDRILVDAPCSGLGILRRNPDAKWYKNETVIGKMAALQLKILNNVAPLLKPGGVLVYSTCTTEPEENENVIGAFLSGRREFRIESLRAVWSDAPDIVTAEGYLNTLLNPYGMDHFFAAKLIKQAKGE; this is encoded by the coding sequence ATCAAACCCGATGCGCGGCGAGTCGCCTGGGATGTTCTCTGTCACGTAGAGTCGGCCAAGCGGGCGGACCCTATTCTGGAACGGGCTCTGAGCGCGACCGGTTTAAACCCTCTTGACCGGGCCTTCATCACCGAATTGGTCTACGGCGTACTGCGACAGCGCGGCTATTTGGACTGGGTGATCGGCCGGTTTGCGCAGTCCCGCCGCCGACAATCCGCTAAACTGAAAAATCTCTTGCGGTTGGGGAGCTACCAGATTTTGTTTCTGGACCGCGTCCCGGCCTCGGCGGCCGTGAATGAAACCGTCGGGTTGGCCAAAACCTTGGGCGGTAAAGCGGTCGCCGGGTTCGTCAATGCCGTTTTACGGGCCATGACGCGGTCCGAAACGATTCCATTGCCGGATCCGGCGGACGATCCGGTCCTTCACATTTCCGTCAAATATTCCCATCCCGAATGGCTTGTCAAGCGCTGGCTTAAAAGGCTGGGGCCGGAGCAAACCGTCGCGCTTTGCGTCTTGAACAATGAAATTCCTCCGGTGACCGTGCGCGTCAATTCGCTTCAAATTTCCCGCGAGGCATTGACGGCCGAGTTGAAAGACGAAGGAATCGATGTGACGCCCTGCCGGGTTTCGTCGTCCGGCTTGATGCTCCGAAGCGTAACCGATTTGAAGCGATGGGCGGCCTATGAACGGGGCGATTTCTACATCCAGGACGAAGCGGCGCAGCTCGTCGGGTTTGCCGTCGATCCAAAACCCGGAGAGCGCATCCTGGACAGCTGCGCCGCGCCGGGAGGAAAGACCACGCACCTGGCCGAGTTGATGAGCGATCGAGGCAAAATCACGGCCGCCGACGCCGATCCGAAACGGTTGGAACGGGTCGGTCAAAATGCTTCGCGGCTAGGGCTTACTTCGATCCGCACGATCGCGGCCGATGCGGCTAGAAACCTTGAGGCGCTCGGAACAATCCTCTACGACCGGATTCTTGTGGATGCCCCGTGCAGCGGACTGGGAATCCTTCGCCGGAACCCCGATGCCAAGTGGTATAAAAACGAGACGGTGATCGGAAAGATGGCTGCGCTCCAATTGAAGATCCTGAATAACGTGGCGCCGCTCTTGAAACCCGGAGGGGTGTTGGTGTACAGTACCTGCACGACCGAACCGGAAGAAAATGAGAACGTGATCGGCGCGTTTCTTTCCGGGCGCCGTGAATTTCGAATCGAATCGCTGCGGGCGGTCTGGTCCGACGCCCCGGACATCGTGACGGCGGAGGGGTATCTGAATACTTTATTGAATCCCTACGGCATGGATCACTTCTTTGCCGCGAAACTGATCAAACAGGCGAAAGGAGAATAA
- the thrS gene encoding threonine--tRNA ligase, giving the protein MKETASSAQEVTVRFPDRTERRFAKGTLLSEVLDQAQSSWKEVPVAVKVNGSVMGLGQRLSEAEASTLPLIIEPVFFSSPEGQEVFRHSSAHIMAQAVKELFPKAKLAIGPPIEDGFYYDFDLGRPFTPEDLEKIERKMKEISSARYSFERKTLSKTDAIRFFEAQGEPYKIELIRELPENETITVYEQGPFTDLCRGPHVLSTQHVPAFKLLTSAGAYWRGDERNPMLQRIYGTSFPSQEALDQHLKRLEEIKRRDHRRLGRDLDLYNVMDEIGPGLVIWHPKGAQIRKQIEDFWREQHQRHGYDFVYSPHIARLDLWRQSGHLDFYRENMYAPMSIEGIEYELKPMNCPFHIMIYKSHLRSYRDLPIRFAELGTVYRYERSGVLHGLLRVRGFTQDDAHLFCRPDQIEQEILKVLDLTVLTLKTFGFSEYEIYVSTRPEKAVGSPENWERATSALESALKTKGMAYRIDPGEGVFYGPKIDLKIKDALGRSWQCTTVQVDFNLPQRFNLSYIGEDGKEHQPIMIHRALMGSIERFFGVLIEHYAGAFPLWLAPVQVKVMPITDQQHGYANEVSRRLTETGFRVETDPRNEKIGLKIREAEMAKVPYMVILGAREAQSGKLSVRKRSGDNLGEVDVNAFIDRLKGEVDQRAS; this is encoded by the coding sequence ATGAAAGAAACCGCCTCATCAGCCCAGGAAGTAACGGTTCGATTTCCAGACCGGACCGAACGACGGTTCGCAAAGGGCACCCTGTTGTCCGAGGTGCTCGACCAGGCCCAATCGTCCTGGAAGGAGGTACCCGTCGCCGTCAAAGTCAACGGAAGCGTGATGGGTCTGGGTCAACGGTTGTCGGAGGCGGAAGCGTCGACGCTTCCCCTGATCATTGAACCGGTCTTTTTCTCTTCCCCGGAAGGACAAGAGGTGTTCCGTCACAGCAGCGCCCATATCATGGCCCAGGCTGTTAAGGAACTTTTTCCGAAAGCCAAACTGGCGATCGGTCCCCCGATCGAGGACGGGTTTTATTATGATTTCGACCTGGGACGGCCCTTCACCCCGGAAGACCTGGAAAAGATCGAGAGGAAAATGAAGGAAATTAGCTCGGCGCGTTATTCTTTCGAGCGAAAGACGCTTTCAAAAACAGACGCCATCCGTTTCTTTGAAGCCCAAGGTGAACCGTATAAAATCGAACTCATCCGTGAGCTGCCGGAAAACGAAACCATCACGGTTTATGAACAAGGGCCCTTCACCGATTTGTGCCGCGGCCCTCATGTCCTCTCCACCCAGCACGTCCCGGCCTTCAAACTGCTCACCAGCGCAGGGGCGTATTGGCGGGGGGACGAACGCAACCCGATGCTGCAACGGATTTACGGCACATCCTTTCCGAGCCAGGAGGCCCTGGACCAACATCTGAAACGGCTGGAAGAGATCAAACGGCGCGATCACCGGCGGCTGGGCCGGGATCTGGATTTGTACAACGTCATGGATGAAATCGGGCCTGGATTGGTTATCTGGCATCCCAAAGGCGCCCAGATCCGGAAACAGATCGAGGATTTCTGGCGAGAACAACACCAGCGGCATGGTTATGACTTCGTATACTCTCCCCATATCGCCAGGCTGGATCTTTGGAGACAAAGCGGTCACCTCGATTTTTATCGGGAGAACATGTACGCGCCGATGTCCATCGAAGGAATCGAGTATGAACTCAAGCCGATGAACTGCCCTTTCCATATCATGATCTACAAGTCTCACCTTCGGAGCTATCGGGATCTGCCGATCCGCTTCGCGGAATTGGGCACCGTTTATCGTTATGAACGGTCCGGAGTCCTTCACGGTCTGTTGAGGGTCCGGGGCTTTACACAGGACGACGCCCATCTGTTCTGCCGACCGGACCAGATCGAACAGGAGATCCTCAAGGTTCTGGACCTGACGGTCTTGACACTAAAAACCTTCGGCTTCAGCGAATACGAAATCTATGTCTCCACGCGACCTGAAAAGGCGGTGGGCTCTCCCGAAAACTGGGAACGGGCCACCTCCGCCCTGGAATCGGCTCTCAAGACCAAGGGCATGGCCTATCGCATCGACCCCGGCGAGGGGGTTTTCTACGGCCCCAAGATCGACCTCAAGATCAAGGACGCGCTCGGCCGGTCCTGGCAATGCACCACCGTTCAGGTCGACTTCAATCTGCCGCAGCGGTTTAATCTTTCCTACATCGGGGAAGACGGCAAAGAACATCAACCCATTATGATTCATCGCGCGCTGATGGGATCGATCGAACGGTTCTTCGGAGTCCTGATCGAGCACTACGCCGGCGCCTTTCCGCTCTGGCTCGCCCCGGTCCAGGTCAAGGTGATGCCGATCACGGACCAGCAGCACGGGTACGCGAACGAGGTCTCCCGACGGTTGACCGAAACCGGTTTCCGGGTGGAAACGGATCCTCGGAACGAAAAAATCGGATTAAAAATCCGCGAAGCGGAGATGGCAAAAGTCCCTTACATGGTCATTCTCGGAGCCCGCGAGGCCCAAAGCGGAAAGCTTTCGGTGCGCAAACGCAGCGGAGACAATCTCGGCGAGGTGGACGTCAACGCCTTCATCGATCGGCTGAAGGGTGAAGTCGATCAAAGGGCATCGTGA
- the rpmI gene encoding 50S ribosomal protein L35: protein MPKLKSHKGVAKRFKRTGTGKIKHRQTGKRHLLTHKTRSRKRHLKSTGLVSKADQQSIKRLLPYA, encoded by the coding sequence ATGCCGAAGCTAAAATCACACAAAGGAGTGGCCAAACGGTTCAAGCGGACCGGAACCGGCAAGATTAAACATAGGCAGACCGGAAAGCGCCATTTATTAACCCACAAAACTCGGTCCCGTAAGAGACACCTCAAGTCCACGGGACTGGTTTCGAAGGCGGATCAACAGTCGATCAAACGCCTGTTGCCATACGCCTGA
- a CDS encoding DUF3187 family protein, with protein MKLFLLIFCVLWILVPDPISQAEPPAEGSGPFPTRNYSPIQLLFLSLPVEKAATVPRGSSELSLGAAESNTILVKANPNVDVLMKFETVRSALQIKHGFTDRFEAGIEVPFYYRNGGFLDPFIIRIEKAFRSLNLNRHLFNDGSFGGFMIKRDGEIILSGGDRQSGLGDVSLNGKYTVLQEGPVQPAMALRGAVKFPTGDFDRAFGSGKTDVGAGLVLQKSMGRRWVFYLNQSVVDPGGRFGTTDLTLHPIYSAALAAEFLFAPSLSIVGQFDYYTTPFRHAGDRLLDQGVAEAVLGFNYRFKPRLLWQLYGIENFADPGGASADFTLGTNITCQF; from the coding sequence ATGAAGTTATTCCTCCTCATTTTCTGCGTTCTATGGATCCTGGTACCGGATCCAATTTCCCAGGCGGAGCCGCCCGCGGAGGGAAGCGGGCCTTTTCCCACCCGGAACTACAGTCCCATCCAGCTCCTCTTTCTTTCTCTTCCCGTTGAAAAGGCGGCCACGGTTCCTCGCGGTTCGTCCGAATTGAGCTTGGGGGCCGCGGAAAGTAACACGATCCTGGTCAAAGCGAATCCCAACGTCGATGTTCTTATGAAATTTGAAACCGTCCGTTCGGCGCTGCAAATCAAGCATGGTTTCACCGATCGTTTCGAGGCGGGTATCGAGGTTCCGTTTTATTACAGAAACGGCGGTTTTCTGGATCCATTTATTATACGCATAGAAAAAGCCTTCCGCAGTTTAAATCTGAATCGCCATCTGTTTAACGACGGCTCCTTTGGAGGTTTTATGATCAAGCGGGACGGGGAAATAATTCTATCCGGCGGCGACCGTCAATCCGGACTGGGGGATGTGTCTTTGAACGGCAAATATACGGTTCTTCAAGAGGGCCCCGTACAACCGGCCATGGCACTGCGCGGAGCCGTTAAATTCCCTACCGGGGATTTCGATCGGGCGTTCGGATCGGGGAAGACGGATGTCGGCGCTGGACTTGTGCTCCAGAAGAGCATGGGCCGTCGGTGGGTCTTTTATTTGAATCAAAGTGTCGTCGACCCCGGCGGCCGTTTCGGGACGACCGATTTAACCTTGCATCCGATTTATTCCGCTGCTTTGGCGGCGGAGTTTTTGTTCGCGCCTTCATTGTCCATCGTGGGGCAATTTGATTATTACACGACCCCTTTCCGCCACGCGGGAGATCGTCTGTTGGATCAAGGAGTCGCGGAGGCCGTTCTGGGATTCAATTATCGATTCAAGCCCCGACTCCTCTGGCAACTGTACGGAATCGAAAACTTCGCGGACCCCGGAGGAGCCTCGGCGGATTTTACGCTGGGCACCAATATCACGTGTCAGTTTTAG
- a CDS encoding pirin family protein, with product MTTILHGNSLNQPIVDVRRDRERFHTRAGWLDSYHSFSFSHHYDPANTHHGLLRVSNDDVIKAGTGFSTHPHQDMEIVTWVLDGELEHKDSVGNKGIIYPGLAQRMSAGTGIWHSEMNPRGDRDVRLVQMWVLPDTESADPGYEQLDINSQLKQGGLVPIASGRGHQAAISIRQRGAVLWGGRLRPGESARIPESRFVHLYVAKGAVELEEAGSLAAGDAVRLTAAGARRMTADPTTGAEVLLWEME from the coding sequence ATGACAACGATACTTCATGGAAACTCGTTGAACCAACCGATCGTCGATGTTCGCCGTGACCGCGAACGATTTCATACCCGGGCCGGCTGGCTGGATTCCTATCACAGTTTCAGTTTCAGCCATCATTACGATCCGGCCAATACGCATCATGGGCTGTTGCGGGTCAGCAACGACGACGTCATCAAGGCCGGGACCGGGTTTTCGACCCATCCCCATCAGGATATGGAGATCGTAACGTGGGTGCTCGATGGAGAACTGGAGCACAAGGACTCGGTTGGAAACAAGGGCATTATCTATCCGGGGCTGGCGCAGCGGATGAGCGCCGGAACCGGCATCTGGCATTCGGAGATGAATCCGAGAGGGGACCGCGACGTCCGTCTGGTCCAGATGTGGGTCCTTCCGGATACGGAAAGCGCGGACCCCGGCTACGAGCAGCTCGACATCAATTCCCAGCTCAAGCAGGGTGGGCTGGTTCCCATCGCTTCGGGTCGCGGGCATCAGGCCGCGATCTCGATCCGTCAGCGCGGCGCCGTGTTATGGGGCGGGCGTCTTCGTCCGGGAGAATCGGCGCGGATCCCGGAGTCGCGCTTTGTCCATCTTTATGTGGCCAAGGGCGCCGTGGAATTGGAAGAGGCTGGCTCTCTCGCGGCCGGGGACGCCGTCCGGCTCACCGCAGCCGGCGCGCGGCGGATGACGGCTGATCCGACCACCGGCGCGGAAGTGCTTTTATGGGAGATGGAATGA
- the pheT gene encoding phenylalanine--tRNA ligase subunit beta, giving the protein MPTIQVKMKDLETLLGRPITRSELTDRLPLVKGEIKEHDESTGELKLELNDTNRPDLWCVEGIARQIRTHRLRKAVPYPFYKGKRKAAAVIEVAPSLKAIRPHIGACVARGLSIDEETLVQLIQTQEKLSESFGRKRQLVSIGLYRLAEIGFPVFYKTVEPDGVRFVPLGFDLPMTPAEILKKHPKGLAYAGILSGTTAYPLLVDRENKVLSFPPIINSRAVGEVRAGDRDLFVEATGTDHRMVMLAVNILAANLADRGAEIDPVEVRYPYATDLGRRIAMPSVLSRPMSVELDQFSSALGQTVTIPNAMSVLKAYGYDVKVRGRRLTVSVPAYRDDLLHPVDVVEDFAISRGYESFEPEMPSEFTVGGLSAIEQFSDRARESMIGMGFQEVISNILTNQEESVDRMNLSGRKVGLVSVENVMSQTYSALRNGIIPSLLRVEAASSKSFYPHRIFEAGETAVVDAKAPEGTQTLLKLAALIAHPAANFSELHSFLDLLMYYLGASYRLEPVSHPSFIEGRVGKIVIEGRDLGLIGELHPQVLENWQIAMPGTVFELALDALAESLQK; this is encoded by the coding sequence ATGCCGACGATCCAGGTCAAAATGAAGGATCTTGAGACTCTCCTGGGCCGGCCCATCACACGGTCGGAGTTGACCGACCGGCTGCCGTTGGTGAAGGGCGAGATCAAAGAGCACGACGAGTCCACCGGCGAGTTGAAGCTCGAATTGAACGACACGAACCGGCCGGACCTGTGGTGCGTCGAGGGAATCGCCCGGCAGATCAGAACGCATCGCCTGAGGAAGGCCGTTCCATACCCCTTCTACAAGGGGAAACGGAAAGCGGCGGCCGTCATCGAGGTGGCGCCATCCTTGAAAGCCATCCGCCCGCACATCGGCGCCTGCGTCGCGCGCGGGTTGTCCATCGATGAAGAGACCTTGGTGCAACTGATCCAGACGCAGGAGAAGCTGAGCGAGAGCTTCGGTCGAAAGCGGCAACTGGTTTCGATCGGGCTCTATCGCCTGGCCGAGATCGGTTTTCCCGTGTTCTACAAAACGGTCGAACCGGACGGCGTCCGATTCGTTCCCCTCGGGTTCGATCTCCCGATGACGCCGGCCGAGATTTTAAAAAAGCATCCCAAGGGTCTGGCGTACGCGGGCATTTTGTCCGGAACCACGGCCTATCCTCTGCTGGTCGATCGGGAGAACAAGGTTCTTTCATTCCCGCCGATCATCAACAGCCGCGCCGTCGGTGAGGTGCGGGCGGGGGATCGCGATCTGTTCGTCGAGGCGACCGGGACCGATCATCGTATGGTGATGCTCGCCGTGAATATTCTGGCGGCGAACCTTGCCGATCGGGGCGCCGAGATCGACCCGGTCGAGGTCCGTTATCCGTACGCCACCGACCTGGGTCGAAGGATTGCCATGCCGTCCGTTTTGTCCAGGCCGATGAGCGTGGAGTTGGATCAATTTAGTTCGGCCCTGGGTCAAACGGTCACGATCCCGAACGCAATGTCGGTCCTGAAGGCGTACGGGTACGATGTTAAAGTCCGCGGGCGGCGCCTCACGGTCTCCGTTCCGGCCTATCGGGACGATCTGCTTCATCCGGTGGACGTGGTGGAGGATTTTGCCATCAGCCGCGGGTATGAAAGTTTTGAGCCCGAGATGCCGTCCGAATTCACCGTGGGAGGGCTCTCGGCGATCGAGCAGTTTTCGGATCGGGCACGGGAATCCATGATCGGGATGGGATTCCAGGAAGTGATCTCAAACATCCTGACGAATCAGGAGGAATCGGTCGATCGGATGAACCTTTCCGGCAGGAAGGTCGGTCTGGTCTCGGTTGAGAACGTGATGTCCCAGACCTACTCGGCGCTGCGGAATGGGATCATCCCGTCTCTGCTGAGGGTGGAAGCCGCCAGCTCGAAAAGTTTTTACCCTCATCGGATTTTTGAGGCGGGTGAGACGGCCGTCGTGGACGCAAAAGCGCCGGAGGGAACGCAAACCCTTTTGAAGTTGGCCGCCCTCATCGCCCATCCGGCGGCCAACTTCTCGGAACTGCATTCCTTTCTGGATCTGTTGATGTACTATCTGGGCGCGAGCTATCGATTGGAACCGGTTTCCCATCCTTCCTTCATCGAGGGTCGAGTCGGGAAGATCGTGATCGAAGGCCGCGACCTTGGCCTCATCGGCGAACTTCACCCACAGGTCCTTGAGAACTGGCAGATCGCCATGCCCGGGACGGTTTTCGAATTGGCCCTGGACGCTCTCGCCGAATCGTTGCAGAAATAG